TTTCATAGAAGCAACTACTTTCCTAAAGAAAAGGTTAGCCATCCATAGAGTGAATATTCAAATCCTTGTGATAACAGAAAACAATGATTCAAAATTGTAAAACCAAAAATGGATTAGTGCTAAAAGCAAGGAAATAAATGAATGGATGAGCTTCTTCTAAGGGATTAAGATGGAAGAATGGAAGAGGGGATTGTGTGGTATAAAAGGAGAGGTATGCATGCAATTCAAAATCAACTCAAGCAAATCATCTCCCTCTTCCTCTAGAGGGGATAAACAGTATAATAAATTACATTGGAGACGTGGTCGGAAAAAAAGGGTAAAGAGATGGCTCGATTAACATTAATATCGATGTTAGTTCTCTTGGCAGGATCAATGCTTATGGTTCAGGGCGGAGATCCCACCCTTTTTTTCGAATGGAACGTCACCTATGGAACCATTGCTCCCTTGGGAGTGCCAGTAAGGGGTATTCTTATTAACGGGCAATTCCCGGGACCAAATCTTAACTCTACCACCAACAACAATATCGTGGTCAATGTGTTCAATAACCTTGATGAGCCATTCCTTGTAACATGGTAAGCGACTACCAAGAGTAGTTTCttttttacattaatatgatTATGCTAGTGAAGAGTCGAGCTAATTATCTGTGGAAATGGGATTTGTTGCAGGGACGGCGTGCAACATAGGAAGAACTCTTGGCAAGATGGTGTTCTGGGAACCAACTGTCCTATCCCCCCTGGGAAGAATTACACCTATAAATTCCAGGTGAAGGATCAGATTGGCAGCTACATGTACTATCCGGTGACGGCTATGCATAAGGCGGTTGGTGGTTTCGGTGGCCTCCATGTTAACAGCCGTCTACTCATCCCTGTTCCCTACGCCGACCCGGCTGATGACTATACTCTCTTAGTGGGAGACTTTTCAACAAGGGACACACCGGCCTCAAGAAGATTCTTGATAGCGGTCGCAACCTTGGGAGATGTGACGGTGTCCACCTTAATGGGAAAGTTGCGAAAGGTGATGGGAAGGATGAACCTCTGTTTACGATGGAGGCAGGCAAAACGTACAAGTACAGGATTTGCAATACGGGTATCAAGACATCTCTGAACGTCAGGTTCCAGGGCCACACCATGAAATTGGTTGAGATGGAGGTTCCCACACAATGCAGAATGACTATGACTCCTTGATGTGCATGTTGGACAGTGCTTCAGTGTGCTTGTTACTGCCAACCAGGAACCAAGGGATTACTATGTGGTGGCCTCTACCCGTTTTACCAGACGTGAGGTTACAGCAACCGGCATCATCCGTTACAAGAATGGCAAGGGAGCTGCCTCATCCGAGTTGCCACCGCCACCTGTTGGTTGGGCTTGGTCACTCAATCAATTCCGTACCTTCCGTTGGAACTTGACTTCTAACGCTGCTAGGCCTAACCCTCAGGGCTCCTACAAATATGGTTCCATTAACATTACCCGCACCATCAAGCTTGCCAACACTGCACAAAGAGTAGATGGCAAGCTCCGATATGCTCTTAATGGAGCCTCCTATGTCGAACCAACCACTCCACTAAAACTTGCAGAATACTACGGCGTAGCCGACAAGGTTTTCAAGTATGATACCATTCCCGATGTGCCACCAAGTGACAACACTAAGGTAACTTTGGCACCTATTGTCCTCAACATGACACACAGAAACTTTGTGGAAATCATCTTCGAGAATCACGAGACCGCCATTCAGTCTTACCACTTGTCTGGCTACTCATTCTTTGCCGTGGGGTAAGTATAGCTTCTAACGTAACAAATACATGTGGTGATTTTATTGCCTGAGTTGAAGTAATAAGTTGTATAATGATTTGTTGCAGCATGGACATTGGGAAATGGAGCCCTGAGAAGAGGATGAACTACAATCTTCTCGACGCCGTGAGCAGACACACCATACAGGTATTCCCCAACTCCTGGTCAGCAATCCTATTGACATTCGACAACTGCGGGATGTGGAACCTGAGGTCGGAGATATGGGACAGGCATTACCTTGGGCAACAGCTTTATGCTAGTGTTATTTCCCCTAACCGATCCCTCAAGGATGAGTACAACTTGCCGGAAGGTGTATTGACTTGCGGCATCGTGCAAGGCATGCCAAGGCCTCCACCTTTCAGCAGTTAATTTAAATAAGCTTATAAATCTGTAACCAATTCTGGTGTATGGGGAGAGAGAGGGTGAGAAAAGCTTGAGTTCCAAAtgtatttaatgaaataaaatattttgtttatattcaaGTCATGCGCAAGCTTTCAACAATTTCATTGCTGCCATGTTTTAATTCTAATTACTTTGttcattattaaaatcatataatgcATTAATAAGAAAAACCATCACAAAATAGTGTGCATCACTAAAACAATTAATGAATAGACCAACTTTctgttttcttcttccttttctattttctgcTTTCTGTTTCGGTTCATAACAGAACCAGGAGACGAAACATCCCTCAGTCCGCTCCTGCAAGGTAAGATTCTCCCAAGAAATTTACTACTGTTCCCTCTTCCAAAGAAGAAGATACTCTACTGCAAAAGAAAGAGCAAACAATTTTGTCAACCGTCTGCACCAACAGATATTTGCTGTGTACAAAGAAGCACTTCATTGAGTAGAATGACTTGCTACAATTTGTTGCTTTTGTAAAACCATATGCCGAGGAGGGGGTTTATGGGTTTTATGTCAATCTTCTCAAGTCTGTCAATAAGTCTTCGAGCAAACTCTTCCACAAAGCTTATATTCGAGGAAGATGGTATAATTTTTGGCCCTACACAAATTTGGGAGCTATTGCTTCACTCATGCTTGATAGATGTCAAGCTAGATGAATTTTATGGTACAATGGTCAAAACCATCACCAATGGAGTTCACCTTACCTTGCCCTAAGCAACTGAGCCACAAGCTTCTACTCTAGAGCCCACTTATGCTGGCCTGTTTGCTATTGCAACCAGAAACTGGATTCCTAATAGCCAAAGGAATACAGTTACAAAGAAGATTGTTACTCTGCTTAGGAAGATTTGTGATGTGATTCAACTTGACTTGGGAGAGCTTATTTTTCAGGAAATCATCAAACATACTAATTTTGTTTACCCCAAGTTATGTCTTTCTTTCCATTCACTTAATTTTTCAGATTCTTTATAATCAAAATCCAGAAATTGTATTGGCTACTGAAAAATGTGAAAGGAAGCCTATAGAGTTGAAGTATTCATACAAGTGGCTTGAAGGGAAACACCAGGTTGCACTCCCTGAAGCTGTTCCTGATGTTGTGGCTCAGCCTGTTGGAGTTGGCACAAAGGAAGACATTTCATCTCCAACATCTTGATGCTGAGATTGCCTCCCAAGAAAAGGTCATTCAACAACTTCAAGCCAATGTTCGACGAGTCAAAGCATTGTGGAATGATCTCCTGGCCAAGCTGCTTCAGTTGGGGTTTGGAAAATCTCTTGAACTAAAAGGGGGAGTGGTATAAAGGACTTGGCACTACAGGTGACACTACTGCAATTAGTatcatgttttttcttttcttagtaTGATGATTTTTCTGTGCCAGAATCACCATAAACTTAGGGTTTCAGTTGTCATGTGGGGATGAAATAATTTACCCCCACAATATTGGGATTCCAATTCTCATCAAAGAATTTGCAACCCTCAGTTTCAGAAGCTATCTGCTAaatgaaatttgttttattttaatgtttttgggttgtaattttgAAGACTCTAACttgaattatgtttattttaattgatattttgagAACCTTTATCCCATCTATGATATAAATTCTAGTGCTTTGGTTATAAAGGCTGTTCTCACTACTTATGCATTAATGATTATTTTGCTTGATTATGTTTGTATTTGAAGTATGATGGATTAAGGGTGagctaaaattgaaatttttttatttagatattttaagattttaaattaataaaaatgaaattgcaCGTTGGCtcctttaaaatgataaaaatttgatttaaccttataaaaattataaagacataggctattaaaattgtgaaattgtaattttgctatcgtaaaaaattacaatttaatttcggtcCCCTAAACAAATTTTCTGGCTTTGCCTTTGATTTCTTGGGAGAGCATTTGTTATCGTGAACTTACCAATACTAagcaaattttctatttaatatttatttttgtatgattaatatttaactatcataatttcaattctgattaaattttagatatttaactatatttttaatgtaaaattttgaaccattaaatatatatattaataaagatggtatttagattaattgaaattttacttgcatgataaataaaataataaattcaacagTTAAAAACATTAGTTaacttttatttgttaataattcgttaatttatgtaagttttacatatttatctatttggattgtgattgtattatttttcattatatcctattttaatatttttatattatttacgaaaataactacatttaaaaaataaaataaatttcacacacacattaaatagaaaaaatgaaagaatttatTATTGAATGACAAATAGTACGCTGAATGATGATTAcatcaagaaaattaatttattggaaAAGTCAGCATTAGTCACAACAAAGGCCGTTTTATGTGCATTTGAAGCAGAACTGGTTCCAGGTTTATATAAGCTTTAAACTAGGTGTAAGCTGGTGGTGGCCTTGGCATGCTTTCCACAACACCGCAAACTAGTGCACTCTCAGGCATGTTGTATTCGTCCCTGAGTGATTTGTTAGGGGAAACAACACTAACATAAAGCTGTTGCCCAAGGTAACGCCTGTCCCATACCTCTGACCTGATGTTCCACATTCCACAGTTGTCGAATGACAATAGGATAGCTGCCCAGGACTTGGGGAAAACCTGTATGGTGTGTCTGCTCACGGCATCAAGAAGATTGTAGTTCTTCCTCTTCTCAGGGCTCCATTGCCCAGTCTCGACACTGCAACAAATGATTATAGAAATTTAGTTAAACGGAAAGTAATGACTATATACTAGAAGAATTTGAAGACCAAATACTTACGCCACAGCAAAGAAGGCATAGCCACACAGGTGATAAGACTGGATGGCTGTTTCGCGATTCTCGAAGATGATTTCCATAAAGTTTCTGTGTGTCAAATTGAGGACAACAGGTTCCATGGTTACTTTAGTGATCTCAGCTGGTGGGTCATCAGAAATGGTATCATACTTGAAAACCTTGTCAGCTACGCCGTAGTATTCTGCAAGTTTTAGTGGAGTGGTTGGTTCGACATAGGAGGCTCCATTAATAGCATATCGAAGCTTGCCATCTACTTTTTGAGCAGTGTTGGCCAGCTTGATGGTACGGGTAATGTTAACGGAACCATATTTGTAGGAGCCCTGAGGGTTAGGCCTAGCAGCGCTGGCAGTCAAGTTCCAACGGAAGGTACGGAATTGATTGAGTGACCAAGCCCAACCAACTGGTGGTGGTGGCAACTTAGGTGAGGGTGCGCCCTTGCCATTGGTGTAACGGATGACACCAGTTGCTGTAACCTCGCGTTTGGTAAAACGGGTAGAGGCCACAACAAAGTAATCCTTTGGTTCTTGGTCGGCTGTAACAAGCACAGCGAAGCACTGTCCAACATGAACATCAAGGGATTCATAGTCATTTTGCACTGTGTGGGAACCTTCCATCTCAACCAATTTCATGGTGTGGCCTTGGAACCTGACGTTCAGAGATGTCTTGATACCCGCATTGCAAATCCTATACTTGTAGGTTTTGCCTGCTTCCATGGTGAAGAGAGGTTCATCGCTACCATCACCTTTAGCAACTTTTCCATTAATGTGGACACCATCACATCTACCAAGGTTGCGACCGCTCTCAAGAATTTTCTTGAGGGTGGTGTGTCCTTGTTGAAAAATCTCCTGCTATGATAGTATAGTCATCAGCTGGATCAGCATAGGGGACAGGAATGAGTAAACGACTGTTAATACGAAGGCCACCGAAACCACCAACCGCCTTATGCATAGCCGTCACTGGATAATACATGAAGCTGCCAATTTGGTCCTTCACCTGGAATTTATAGGTGTAATTCGTCCCGGGGGGGATAGGACAGTTGGTTCCAAGCACACCATCTTGCCAAGGATTCTTCCTATGCTGCACGCCACTCCTGCAACAAAAttcatttccatatatatatatatatatataattaagctCAACTCTTCACTAATATAATCAAGGGAAAAAAAAGTACTCTTGTTTACCATGTCAAAAGGAATGGCTCATCAAGGTTGTTAAACACATTGACTATAACATTGTTGTTGGTGGTAGAGTTCATATTTGGCCCAGGGAATTGCCCGTTAATAAGAATACCT
The nucleotide sequence above comes from Gossypium raimondii isolate GPD5lz chromosome 13, ASM2569854v1, whole genome shotgun sequence. Encoded proteins:
- the LOC105783517 gene encoding LOW QUALITY PROTEIN: L-ascorbate oxidase homolog (The sequence of the model RefSeq protein was modified relative to this genomic sequence to represent the inferred CDS: inserted 2 bases in 1 codon), with amino-acid sequence MAPLTIIVVFFLWVGSLLMVQGGDPTISFEWKVTYGTISPLGVPVKGILINGQFPGPNMNSTTNNNVIVNVFNNLDEPFLLTWSGVQHRKNPWQDGVLGTNCPIPPGTNYTYKFQVKDQIGSFMYYPVTAMHKAVGGFGGLRINSRLLIPVPYADPADDYTIIAGDXFQQGHTTLKKILESGRNLGRCDGVHINGKVAKGDGSDEPLFTMEAGKTYKYRICNAGIKTSLNVRFQGHTMKLVEMEGSHTVQNDYESLDVHVGQCFAVLVTADQEPKDYFVVASTRFTKREVTATGVIRYTNGKGAPSPKLPPPPVGWAWSLNQFRTFRWNLTASAARPNPQGSYKYGSVNITRTIKLANTAQKVDGKLRYAINGASYVEPTTPLKLAEYYGVADKVFKYDTISDDPPAEITKVTMEPVVLNLTHRNFMEIIFENRETAIQSYHLCGYAFFAVAVETGQWSPEKRKNYNLLDAVSRHTIQVFPKSWAAILLSFDNCGMWNIRSEVWDRRYLGQQLYVSVVSPNKSLRDEYNMPESALVCGVVESMPRPPPAYT
- the LOC105783516 gene encoding LOW QUALITY PROTEIN: L-ascorbate oxidase homolog (The sequence of the model RefSeq protein was modified relative to this genomic sequence to represent the inferred CDS: inserted 3 bases in 3 codons); translated protein: MARLTLISMLVLLAGSMLMVQGGDPTLFFEWNVTYGTIAPLGVPVRGILINGQFPGPNLNSTTNNNIVVNVFNNLDEPFLVTWDGVQHRKNSWQDGVLGTNCPIPPGKNYTYKFQVKDQIGSYMYYPVTAMHKAVGGFGGLHVNSRLLIPVPYADPADDYTLLVGDXFNKGHTGLKKILDSGRNLGRCDGVHLNGKVAKGDGKDEPLFTMEAGKTYKYRICNTGIKTSLNVRFQGHTMKLVEMXGSHTMQNDYDXLDVHVGQCFSVLVTANQEPRDYYVVASTRFTRREVTATGIIRYKNGKGAASSELPPPPVGWAWSLNQFRTFRWNLTSNAARPNPQGSYKYGSINITRTIKLANTAQRVDGKLRYALNGASYVEPTTPLKLAEYYGVADKVFKYDTIPDVPPSDNTKVTLAPIVLNMTHRNFVEIIFENHETAIQSYHLSGYSFFAVGMDIGKWSPEKRMNYNLLDAVSRHTIQVFPNSWSAILLTFDNCGMWNLRSEIWDRHYLGQQLYASVISPNRSLKDEYNLPEGVLTCGIVQGMPRPPPFSS